The Armatimonadota bacterium DNA segment AGATTGGAAAAGCAAAACCCCTCTCCCTGCTGTTGCAAGCGGGGAGAGGGGACAAAAGGTTACTCTATGCCTTACTTGCCCGGCTTTTCGTCTTCGGGCACTTCGGGCGGCGGCTGCAAGGGCAGGCGGAAGTAGAAGGTGGAGCCTTTGCCTTCCTCACTCTCCACCCAGATAGTGCCGCCGTGCCGCTCCACCAGGTGTTTCACCAGGAACAGCCCGATGCCCGTGCCGCCAGCCTCGCGCGTGTCGCGGTTGTCCACACGGTGGAACCGCTCGAAAATCTTGGGCAGATGCTCTTTCGGGATGCCGATGCCCTGGTCACTGACGCTGATGAGCACCGTCTCGCCTTCTAGCACACCCTTCACGCGCACCTCTCCACCACGCGGCGAGTACTTGATGGCGTTGTTGATCAGGTTGGTCAGTATCTGGTCCACCTTGTCCTCGTCCGCGATGATAGTGGGGAAGTCCTCCGGGAAGTCCAGGATAATCTGGTGCTTGGTGGTGTACGACCGTTGGATAGTGGCGACGCGATCCGCCAGGGAGGGCAGGTCGATGGGTTTGGGGTTGAGTTGCAACGCTCGTCCCGATTCGATGCGCGACACGTTCAGCAGGTCGTCGATCAGCCTCTTCAGGCGGTCGGTCTCGGTGTCGATAATCTGCAGGAACTCGCGCTGTGTCTCACGGTCATAGAAGCCTTCCGTATCCTGCAGCAGGGTGGACACGAATCCCTTGATGGAGGTAAGCGGTGTGCGCAGCTCGTGCGAGACCGTCGAGACGAAGGCGGTTTTCATGCGCTCCACGTTGCGGATTTCGGTGATGTCGCTGAAGATAGCCACCGCGCCGATGAGGTCGTTCTCTTCATCACCGCGTACGATGGCTGCCTGTACCTGAAAGATTCGCTCCGCCTCGCTTTCGTGGTCTTTTACGGAGATTTCGGCAGTGCCTTCGTTCTTTTCGGTGAGTGCGCCTTCAAACAGCTCGCGCACCTTATCGATATGGATGACTTCCTTATAGGGTTTGCCGATAACGTTCTCGCCGTTTTGGATGCCGAAGATACGCCGTGCGGAGGCGTTCATCTGCGTGATGCGCTCGTGCTTGTTCACCATTACCAGCCCAGCATAGAGGCTCTCGATGGTATGCACCAGTTCCTCTTTTTCTTCCACGACCTCGCGGTACATCTGCGCGCTGACGATGACCGCGGCAGCGTTGCGGGCGAGACGTTCCAGCAGGCGCACGTCCTCATCGATGAAGGTGCCGCCGTAACGCTTGTTGAACACGTGCACCACACCGATAGTGATGCGGTCGATAACGCGGTTCTCTTCATCGCGCTTTTCCACAATCAGCGGTGCGCTGACACCGTTGCGAATGCGCAGCAGTGCTACATGTTCCTGCAGGGTGCGAGGGTCGTTGACCGCATCGTGGAAGATAATCGGCTGCGACGAGCGAAAGACCTCTCCGCTGATACCCTGGGTGGCCCGCACGCGGAAGCTACGGATCTCATCATCGGTGAGACCGAAGGCGGGACGCACCGCGTACAGTTCGCCGCTTTCACGGTCAAAGAGCATGAAGACGCACTTTTCCGCCTGCAGAATCATGGCGATGCGATGTACCAGGCGTTTGAGGGTCTCCTCGAACTCGGTGATAGCCGTAGGGGTTTCTACTGTCTCGGCAGTACTGCGATATTTCTGTTCCAGTTCTCGATAGCTGCGCTGTAGCTCTTGCAGATCGCGCTCCAGCTTCGCGATATATCTGTCCTTCTCCTCCAGACTTTTCTGGAGTGCCTCTATTTGTGAGCGCAGTTGAAACACGTTGTCCATAAGCGACCTTTTCCTCTCCTGCTTCTGTACGGATGGTTCCTCTGCACCGAAAGGATTATAACATACAGCCTTTAGGACTGCAACCCGAGCGGTCTTCAGCCTCTTCGCGATGTGCGTAGAGGGGTGTTGCCACCAATCCATTAGGCGGTGTCCCCTGTAAAATAGTTCCACAAAGGAGGCTTTCCGGGCTACGGAGATTGAAGGATATGCAAAAAGTCTCTCGCAGCGTCCATCTGCATTTCCACCTCGCGCCGACACCAGCTCCACGAGTTTCCATCCAGCTGGAAGACCTCACAGAGGGAGGCGGGCAGCTCCGGCATCTGTTCGGCAGGCTCCTCAGCAGCGATGCTTTGGGACACCCGGTCACCCAGGTACACTGCACCCACCTGGTGGAAGAAGGGGCTATCTTCTATCGGATTGTGATGGTGCCGCATCACCTCCGCGAAGACAGGAGGAAGATTCCAGTACTCCACCATTCTCGCGCCGACTTCTGTGTGGGTGATTCCCAGCAGCTCTTGCTCTACCGGGCTGGCTGCCTCGATAGAGCCACACCGTTCGATGACAGCCCGGTACTCTGTAGGAAAGTTCTGGCTCAGGAACAGAATGCCCAAGTCGTGCAACAGACCCGTGAGGAACATCTCCTCGCGCGTGATCAGGTCCTTGCGCAGGTGCTTGGCAAACGCAGAGGCTGCCAGCCCTGTCTCTAGAGAATGCTCCCAGAACCGTTGCCGGTTGATCGGGGAACTGGCGCCTTGTCGCAGAAGCAGACGCACGGCAGCGACGCCTATCGCCAGATTGCGGATGGTCTCAAAGCCCAGCAGAATCACCGCATGGGAAAGCGTGGTAATGCGTCGGGGGAAGCCGTATCTCGCCGAGTTCACCAGACGCAAGACCTTCGAGGAAAGCACCTCGTCCATGCTGATCACTTTCTGTAGCTCCTGCACCCCGCAGTTCGGGTCGTTGGTCATCTCCATCACCCGGGTGATGACCGCCGGCATAGGAGGCAGACTCTCCAGGCTCTCGCGGATGGCTTCCTCCAGGTGTTGGGTAACGATGCTACTGGATGCCTGCATGTAAGACAGCTCTGCCATGGTTTCTCCTTTCCCCCTTCTAGATTCAGGCGGCACGTGCTGAGACGTTCTGGAAGAGGTCTGCAATCTCCAGGATGAGGGCAACGCGACCGTCGCCCAGAATGGTAGCACCGGAAACGCCGCTAATCTCTCCAAGATAACGGCTGAGCGATTTAATCACGATCTCCTGTTCGCCAATCAGGTGGCTGACTACCAGTCCGACCTGCCTCTCACCCAGCCCGACAACCACCACAAACATCGGTTCCGTGCCAGCGGAGGAAGCGGCGGAGAAATCTTCGCCGTAGAAGTGTGCCTTCAAGCTGACGAGCGGCAGAGTGCGCCCGCGCAGCACGATAGCTGGTCTCATGCCGAGGAACTGTACCATCTCGGGTTGAATCTTGAGTGTCTCCAGCACCGAGCTGAGCGGAATGGCGTAAACCTGTCCGGCAACGCGCACCAGCAACGCGCGGATGATTGCCAGTGTCAGAGGCAGACGGATAGAGAAGCGAGTGCCTTTGCCGGGAGTGCTCTCCAGGTCCACGATACCCCCGACGCGCTGGATGTTGTTGCGCACAATGTCCATCCCCACGCCCCTGCCGGACACTTCCGTGACCTCTTTGGCGGTGCTGAAGCCCGGAGCAAAGATGAGATGCAGAGCCTCCTTATCGCTGAGCCTCTCGGCGGCGTCACGAGTCAGCACACCTTTACGCACCGCCACCTCGCGCAGTTGCGCCGGGTCCATACCCTTGCCGTCATCCTCGATTTCGATGAGGATGTAGTTCTCCTCGTGCCGCGCGCTCAGGCGAATGGTTCCCTGCCGAGGCTTGCCTGCTGCTTCGCGCACTTCGGGAGGCTCGATGCCGTGATCCACGCTATTGCGCAGCATGTGAATCAACGGGTCGCTGATGATTTCAATCACCGAGCGGTCGAGCTCGGTCTCCTGACCTTCCATGACCAACCGCACTTCTTTGCCGAACTTCTGAGCGAGGTCACGTATCATGCGCGGGAAGCGATTGAAGACGTGCTCGATGGGTAGCATCCGCGCTTTCATAATGTGTTCCTGCAGTTCATCGGTGATACGCCCGATGTGCCCCGCCGCCTCCAGCAGACTGTCCACCAGGTCGTCATGCTGGGAGCGTGCCTCGAACTCCCGTCCCAGCTGGGCAATGCGCGTGCGGTCAATCACCAGCTCCCCAACCAGGTTCAGCAAGGTGTCCAGACGTGCCACATCCACCCGCACCGTTTGGGAAGTAGATGGTGCCCGACTGGTGGTCTTTTCTGTCTCCCCGGCTGCAGTCACGGCAGGCTGCACAGGAGACTCCGCCCTCTCCGCCACGGGAAAAGCCGCTGGCTGTTCTGGCTCTCGCTCGAAGCGGGGAGCAGGCTGCGTAGAATGGGTAGAAGGGGTTTCCTGCCAGGGTGAGGCTTCTACTTCTCGAACCTCGCTAATGCTCAAAAGCGCGTTTCGCAGGTGGTCAATGGGCTTGTCGGTGGCGACGAGTAGCTCGAACGAGTCGGCGAACTGCTCGTTATCCAGTGCGTCCTCGTCGGGATACGAGGCGATAACGGTACCTCCCTGGGCGTCTATCGCCTGCAACACCATCAGCGCGCGTACGGACTTCATCAGGGTGTCTTCCGCCAGCCGCACGGTGAAATGGTAGACCTGCAGACCGTTGTCGATAGCGGCCAGCGCAGCTTCTCGCTGATATTCCTGTAGCGCCATCCCTGCCTGCGGCGGCTGCTGCGTCGGTGAGGATGTGTTGGCTGCGGGTGCGTCGGCAGTGTGTTGCTGCAGGGCATTGCGCAAGCTCTGCACCAGTTCATCACAGTCGATGCTGGAGGTGCCTCCCTCTGCAATCTGGTCCCGCATGGCTTTGAGGGTGTCCAGCGCATCAAACAGGCGGTTCACCAGCGATGTGCTCACGCTGATTTCGCCTTTGCGCAGGGCATCGAAGACATCCTCCATCGCGTGGGTGAGCTCGCCCATCGCCGTGAAGCCCATCGCGCGTGATGACCCCTTCAGGGTATGGGCAGCGCGAAATATCTCGTTCAACACATCCTGAGAAGGCGACTGCTCCAGCAGCAGGATGTCCTGCTCCAGAATGTTAATCTGCTCTGCAGCCTCCTCCAGAAAAAGCGCAATATATTCGCTGGTGTCCATCATAAGCAACCTCGCGGCAAAGAGTTTCTGTCTTTTGCAGGTGGATTGTCTAGGTCTGTTCCACCACTTTTTCCACATCCAGCAACAGCACCAGCTTGTCGTCGATCTTGCCCAGCCCGCTGATATAGTCTGCGCTTTCGGTGCCTGCCATCTGAGTGGGCGGCTCAATCTGGTCTTCGGGCAATCGCAGCACTTCCGAAACCGCGTCCACAATCATACCGATGCTTTCACCGTTGACCTCCACCACGATAATGCGCGATTGAGTGGTCTCCTCCTGAACAGGCAGACCCAGCCGCGCACTCAGGCTCATCACGGGCACGATACGTCCACGCAGATTGATGACTCCACGCATGTAGTGAGGTGCACGAGGCACGAAGGTGATCTCCTTCATGCGAATGATTTCGTGGATATAGGAGATGTCTATAGCGTATGTCTCGTTGCCCAGACGAAATGCGACAACCTGCCTTTCGGCGGTTGCGGTCATTGTGGCCGCGCTCATGCTAGTTTCCTCCGCTTGATGTGAGTGTGATACTGGTAAAATCTTCGGCTTCAGGAGACTTCTTGTGTAGGGGGATGGTTGTCACCCGGTTGCCTGCGAGGAAGCACTGCCGGGTTCCGCAGAGACACTGGGAAGGTAGATATGGAAGGTGGTGCCCTGTCCGGGTGTACTTTCTACGGTAATGTGTCCGCCGCTCTGTTTCACCACACCGTACACCACCGCCAGCCCTAACCCCGTGCCCTGCTCACCTTTAGTGGTAAAGAAGGGCTCAAAAATGTGCTCCAGATGTTCGGGCTCTATGCCGACTCCGGTGTCGCTCACCGATAACCTGACGTGTTCTCCGGGTGAGAGGCCGGGGTGGGTTTGCACATAGGCGGCGTCCAGCACGACGTTCGCGGTTTCAATGGTTAACATTCCTCCCTCCGGCATGGCGTCGCGGGCGTTGATCACAAGATTCAGAAGCACTTGCTCCATCTGTGCGGGGTCCGCTTTGACCTTCTTCAGAGCCTGTTCGGTCACTACCCTCAGATCCACCTGCTTGCCAATCAGGCGAGTGATGAGCGGGGTGATGTCGCGGATAATCTGGTTCAGGTCTATCACCTGCGGCGACAACGTTTGGCGCCGAGCGAAAGCCAGCAAATGTTTCACCAGTTCTGCCGCGCGATTGGCGGTATCCTGCAGTCGTTTCAGGTCGTCCGCAGCGGGGTGGTTCTCGGGCAGCCGTGCCATGGCAAGGTCTGCATAGCTCATGATGGCGGTGAGCAGGTTGTTGAAGTCGTGCGCGATGCCTCCCGCCAGCCGTCCGATGCTGTCCAGCCGTTGAGCACGAAGCAGCTCGCTCTCCAGCCGTTTGCGTTCGGTGATGTCTACGTCCATACACACGACCTGTACCTTGTCCGCGCCGAGCTGAACAGGAAAGAGCGAGGAGATAATGTAACGCGGTGTACCGGAGGCGGTTTGGGTTTCCCACTCATGTAGCGGGGCGGGCTGTCCCGTTTGCACAATGTCCCGCAACATCTGCTCAAACTCTCTGGCGTTCTCGTCGGAGAGCAGAAGCTCTCCCAGGCGTTTGCCCAGCACCTGCTGTTCGGTAAAACCGTAGAGGTCTTCCGACGCCTTGTTCCAGAACAGCACCCGTCCTTCGCTGTCGTAGCCCTGTATCGCGACGCCCGGTGCATTGCTGATAATCTGGTAAATCTGAGCATATGCTTGCTGGAGGGCTTGTTCCGCGTGGCGACGCTCGCTGACCGAGGTGGCGAGCACCAGCGCAGGCAGGGTGGTGGCTGCCATGAAAACCCATAACAGCACGATGCTATCCTGTAAGCCGAAGGGGGCAAAGGGTCCCTTTCCGCTGACTGTCATCCACGCTCCCAAGCCTGCTGAGACGAGGTTTGCTACGGTGCTGCCGTACTGTTCGAACCGCAATGCTGCCCAGATCAGAAGCGGGAAAACGACGAACGCCAGTGGATAGGGTTTCACCGAAGTGGAAGGTATCCAGCCGCCGAAAGCTATCAAGGTGACAAGGCTGGTGAGCATCAGCATCATGGCGAATTCGACTAGAAGGTCCAGTCGCCAGCGGGGTAAGCGGCTCCATACCAGCAGCAGCGGCGCCACCAACAGGTCGCTCATCACATTGCCCAGCCACCATATCAGCCACACTTTGGGAAACTGCGCCCAGGAGGCGGCTCCTGAGACACACAGACTGCCCACTCCAATGGTGGCGCTGGCAATCGTGCTCACCAGGGCTGCCCAGAGGAGCAGGTTCCTGACGTCCCGCAGGCGTTGCAGGCGCAGGTCAAACTGGGCAACCCGTTGCAGCAGGAAGGCTCCGAGAAAGGCTTCCAGAGTGTTACCGACGGATACAGCCAAGGCAACCCACAGGGGAACGGGGGTAGTCGCGACGGTCACGAAGGCGCCCAGTGCTACTCCGGGCAGCAACACGTAACCACCCAGAAGCACCGCAGCCAGAGACAGACCGGTGGGTATCCATATCAAGGTGGCGTTTCCCTGTACAAAGGCAAATTGCAAGCCCAGCTTCGCCGCGCCCACGTACAGCGCAGCGAGTATCAGATTAACCAGTACTGTGCGCCATATTACAGTGCGTGATGGAGATAGGAACCGTGCCACCCGCTTCTTCCCCCTCGCCTCAGGGCTCGGTGATGGTGTATCCGGAAACACCCACATATATCATATGTTCGGCATTTTGTGGTTGTTCCTGCTGTTTTCTAAAAAGCTTCTCGCAACCAGCGCACATGTGCCTTGCCGGATTGCCACCAGACTTCTACCACGTCGAAACGGCACAGGGCTTCTGGACAAAACAGGCTGAGATACAGCTCCGCGCACTGGCGCAGGCGTGCCTGTTTGCGCTCATCCACCGCCTCACGGGGTAGAGCATACTCTATGTGATGGCGCGCTTTGACCTCTACGAACAGTATCACATCGCCGTCCTGAGCTACAATGTCCACTTCGCCGTACGGGCATCGCCAGTTTTGGTGTAAAATGGTGCAGCCTTTTCGCCTCAGGTATTGTGCGGCGATGCGTTCGCCGGCGCGTGCGGTCTCGCGGTTATCCACTTTCATTCTCCAGTGGCAGGTGCAGCATTTTCGCACAGAAGCTCTGCCGGTGTTGCGGACATAAACCAAACTGTTCAATCGCTCGCCGATGCTGGACGGTTCCGTAGCCCTTGTGCTGAGCGAAACCGTAGTGCGGGAACAGTCGGTGCAGTTGCTCCATCAGGTGGTCGCGCACCACTTTAGCGACGATGGACGCCGCGCTGATGAGGGGTATCTGCTCATCCCCGTCGACCACCGCCTCCGCTGCACAGGGCAGCCCATCGGGGACGTGGGAACCATCGATGAGCACCCTCTGAAAAGGCAAAGGCGAGGCTTCCACGGCGCGTCGCATTGCCAGCAAGGAGGCTTGAAGGATATTCACTCGCTCAATCTCCTCTACCGTCGCCAGTCCTACCGACACCACCGGTGCGTGGCGGTATATCCAGAGGCAGGCTTGCTCGCGTTGCGCGGGGGAGAGCTTTTTGGAGTCGCGGATCCACGTCGGGAAGGGGAATTCTGCCGGGAACGCCACACACGCCGCGACAACCGGTCCCGCCAGGCAGCCGCGTCCCGCCTCGTCCACCCCGGCGACCAGAGGGGTCAACGCACAATGCGAATGCGCTGAGGCGGCCAGAAGAGGATCCATGCTTTGCCTACCACCCGACTACGGTCCAGCAATCCCCACTTGTGACCGTCATTGCTATCGTTGCGGTTATCCCCCAGCATGAGCAGCTTGCCGGGCGGAATCTGTTCGGAGGGGGATTCTCGAATGTACGCTTCCCGGTGAGGGTCCAGGATGAGCTGGTTATTCTCCATCACCTCACCGTAGCGGTTGATCTCGTACACGTGCCCGCCAATAATCTTGAGGTTGTATTCCGGTGGGCTGGCGATGTAAGGCTCGTTCACGGGTGTGCCGTTGCGGTAGAGCACTCCGTCGCGGATTTCTATCACGTCGCCGGGGATGCCCACGCACCGCTTGATAAACTCGATCTCACGCAGGTCTGCCTGAGGTGGTGCTTTGAACACCAGAATATCGCCGGGGAGAGGCTCCCGGAGGCGCAGGGTGAACTTATCGACCAGAATACGGTCCCCCTCCAGCAAGGTGGGACGCATGGAGCCTGAGGGGATGTAGAAAGCCTGTACGATGAACGGACGGATGACCAGGAAGACCAGAATGAAGGCGAGCACCGCCGACTCGACCAGTTCATTCAGCGAGTATAACCTGGGGCTGTACAGTGGGGACTGCTTGGCGTTGGACAGGCGCACCGAACGGGTGTTCCACGGTGTCAGCCCCAGGCGCACCAGCGTCAGAATAGCCGAGATAAGCAACACGTAGCGAACGTTGAGGTTCGCTATCCACTCTACCCATTCACCGGTCATCGTGGCGTGCGCAGTTCCTTGATTCGTGCCGCTTTGCCGATCTTCTTGCGCAGGTAGTACAGTTTGGCGCGGCGTACCTTACCCCTGCGTACCACTTCTATCTTCTCGATACGCGGGGAGTGCAGCATAAAGGTTCGCTCCACGCCAACGCCATGCGAGATTTTGCGCACGGTGAAGGTTTCGTTGATGCCGCCGTGCTTGCGGGCGATCACCACGCCCTCAAACACCTGGATGCGCTCTTTGTTGCCCTCGATGACCTTCGCATGTACACGCACCGTATCGCCCGGCCCGAAATCAGGCAAGTCGGTTCGCAGTTGCTCTTTGGTGATTTCGGCGAGTATCTGTTGTGCCGATGCCATATTTCAACCCCTTCCGGTATGGATGACACAAAAAGTTCGCGAACGCTTCGCGCGTTCGCGCCACTACAGTATACCAAACCTTATGGGCATGGAGCAAGGGGTGCGAGTAATATTTTATTCATCCCCCATCGCCTTCTCAAAGGGTGCAGACAGCGCAGCGGCGTAGAATGTTATAGCACAGGTCGAAGGAGGAAAGAAGAGGTGGTACGCCCATCCGCAGGGTATGGCGGCGAACTGGACGAGACGGTGTGGGCGCGAATCGAGGCGTCCGTGCACTTCCGCGAGGGCGATCGCGTGCCGATATGGGACTATATCGACAACCCGGCGGTGGTCAAGCATTTCCGGCAGCCGGGTGACGATGACACGACCGCGATGGTGCGGGTGTACCACGGTCTGGGCATTGACCTCTGCCGCGGCTATGGGCGCTCGTTCGAACAGACGGAGGACGGCAAAGTGCTGGGTGAAGGCAGGGGGCAACATCTGGTGTCCGGGCAGACCGCATGGAAGGTGCGTTACGAAATTGAGAGCATCGAGGATTTACGGGAATACCTGCGCCGGGCGGAGCCGGTGTCGTGGGAGTGGATACGCACGCAGTGGGTACCCGCGATACGCCGCGAGCAGGAACGATTTGCACCGTACACGATGTTCGTTCCGCCCGGCGGATGCGGGTTTCATGCCGCATATGGGCTGATGGGGCAACAGCGCTTTGCCTACGCCATCTACGACGCTCCCCAGGAGGTGGACGCGCTTCTGGAACTGGAAGGGGAGAACGCCTATCGCTTCGCCAAAGTGGCGGCGGAAGAGCAGCTCTGCCCTCTACACTTCATCGGCGACGACATCGCCTACAAGAACGGCTTACTGTTCTCCCCCGATTTTTTGAGGCGCACGTTTATTCGGATGCTCAGGCGGTGCATCGAGCCTTTGCATGAAGCGGGCATCCGGGTCATTTTCCACAGCGACGGCAACCTGTGGCAAATCCTGGACGACCTGCTGGATACGGGCATTGACGGCTTGAACCCGCTGGAGCCGATTGCGGGCATGGAGCTGGAACCGCTCAAGAGGCGATATGGACACAGACTGATACTGGTAGGTGGTATCGACTGCTCGCAATTACTGCCTCTGGGCACGCCAGACGACATTCGGCGCGAGGTGCAACGAGCGATGCGAGTTGCCGCACCCGGGGGAGGGTTCTTTATCGGCTCTTCCAGTGAGGTGAACCCTGCCACCCCGCTGGAGAACGTGCTGGCATTTTACGAGGCGTGCCACGAGTACGGGAAGTATCCGATTGGTGGCTGATATAGTGGGCTACCCCGAATCGTCACTAACTGGCAATGCCAGCTGCACCTCATTCTCCTTACGCGGTATCAGGCGGTACTTCTCTTCAATCCGTCCTATCTGCAAGCGCCGCAGTATCATCTCGTGATACTTGGGGTCTATCTCCGCGGAGAGGAAGTTTCTCTCCAGCCTGCGGCAAACTTCTATCTCTGAACCACTTCCTCCGAACAGCACCAGTACCGTATCGCCGGGTTGCGTGCAGCTCAGTATCAGCATTTCAGCCAGCTTCTGCGGTATCTGGCAGGCATGGAACGTTTTTTCATGGCTGACGTTCTTCACCAGGTCAAAGTAGAACCAGCTGTAAGGCATCCTGCCCTTTGAGCCATTTGCCAGGTTGCGCAGGATGCGCTTGTCGGTGGGGTTCTGATAAGGTTGCGCTACCTGGTCCTTGTAGAAGCGGTTGTGCTCGCTTTTGCGACAGTGCAGGATACTTCTATGCGCTGTGGTGAACCGGCGCGGGCTGTGCCCGACGTTGGTATTGTAAATCCACACGTAGTCATGGACGGCATAGCAAGCCTCGTCCAGAAACTTCACGCGCAGGTAGGCATTCTGCTTCGGGTAGTTAATCAGGAACATGTTGCCATCGTCTTTCAGCACTCGCAGCGATTCCCGGGCGAGGTCAATGTACCATTCGATATACTCTTCAAAATTGCGCGTGTACGACTTATCTCCATACTTTACCCCCACGTTGTAATCAGGGTCTCCATACACCATATCCACGCACTCATCGGGCAGCGATTTGAGCAGGTTCATCACGTCGCCCAGGTAGACCTTGTTCAAGTATTCAGATGGTACACTGTTCACTCTGGTATCACCTCCTGTATAGGTGGTACTCCGCTTTGCGAACAAGACGGAGGGAGTCGATGCGACACGGGTCATCAAAGCAGTAAAGGTACAGTCGTACTTTTGTTTCTGGATATGTTTGTCCACTTACTCGCCGAGACTGCCGTAACACATAGCAGGCGTTGATGTTCGTTATCGGTATGTTGTTCTTGCTGGCTTGCTGCAAGTAGAACTTTACCGGGTGGAACAGCTGGTAGACCGCAAAGTCTTTCATGAACCTGCTTTTCGCCTCCAGCACAGTTACCGTACCCTGATATTCCAGCGTCAGATCCATCTCCATCTGCTGTTCAGGCGCCTGTACCAGCGTGCCGCCAACCCAGTACTCCAGCTCAGCCCTTGTGCGCCCGGGAACATAGATTTTAGGCGACGCCACGACATCCTCATACAGGAAGTCGTGAAGAATATGCTGATTGTACACGAAAGACAGCACTGAGGCTTCACCTGTGTCCAGATCGTTCAGCAAGCTCTTTCGGTATCGCCACTGAATGACCTCGGGCTGCTCGATGTCCTCGAATAAATGATACCACTTTTGCATCTCCCTGATAAATGCGTGTTTGCCCTTGCCCAGGTGAATAACACAATAACCTTGCTTACGAATATTGTCAGGCAAACCGTCTGTGGTATCCACCTTCGTAACGTCGAAGGGGTTTCCAAAGCCGTACTTGGCACAGACACGTTTCACTTCGTCGTTGTCGAAGTACCAGTCGTTGCGTTGCTGACATATCTCAAATAACTCTTGCAGAGCCTGCTTCTTCTTGGATACCTTATCTCCTTGACGCATGCCGTTACCTCTCTACATGGAATTGTATGGATTGCTTCGAGATGCAACAGTCAGCCTCCTCGCAGGAAACTTGTCAGCCAGAACCTTTTACCGAACCCCTTTGATAACAAACTCCTCCTCCAGCCACCCCTGTCCGTCGCGGGCGCGGACGAGCAGGGTATGCTCTCCCGGCGAAATCACGTTGTCCGACTCGTCATCCTCCGTGCCCACCAGATACGGCGGTTGTGAGAACCGACTGACCAGTTTGCCGTCCAGATATACCTCTACCTCGCCCATCTGAATGCCTTCCAGCCAGATACGCGCTCGCTCCCATTCGTGGTAGCTGTAGTCTCCGTCCTCAGAGGGTTGCAGGAAGATGCCTTTACTGCAGCGGGGACGCAGCT contains these protein-coding regions:
- a CDS encoding phosphodiesterase — encoded protein: MAELSYMQASSSIVTQHLEEAIRESLESLPPMPAVITRVMEMTNDPNCGVQELQKVISMDEVLSSKVLRLVNSARYGFPRRITTLSHAVILLGFETIRNLAIGVAAVRLLLRQGASSPINRQRFWEHSLETGLAASAFAKHLRKDLITREEMFLTGLLHDLGILFLSQNFPTEYRAVIERCGSIEAASPVEQELLGITHTEVGARMVEYWNLPPVFAEVMRHHHNPIEDSPFFHQVGAVYLGDRVSQSIAAEEPAEQMPELPASLCEVFQLDGNSWSWCRREVEMQMDAARDFLHILQSP
- a CDS encoding chemotaxis protein CheA, coding for MMDTSEYIALFLEEAAEQINILEQDILLLEQSPSQDVLNEIFRAAHTLKGSSRAMGFTAMGELTHAMEDVFDALRKGEISVSTSLVNRLFDALDTLKAMRDQIAEGGTSSIDCDELVQSLRNALQQHTADAPAANTSSPTQQPPQAGMALQEYQREAALAAIDNGLQVYHFTVRLAEDTLMKSVRALMVLQAIDAQGGTVIASYPDEDALDNEQFADSFELLVATDKPIDHLRNALLSISEVREVEASPWQETPSTHSTQPAPRFEREPEQPAAFPVAERAESPVQPAVTAAGETEKTTSRAPSTSQTVRVDVARLDTLLNLVGELVIDRTRIAQLGREFEARSQHDDLVDSLLEAAGHIGRITDELQEHIMKARMLPIEHVFNRFPRMIRDLAQKFGKEVRLVMEGQETELDRSVIEIISDPLIHMLRNSVDHGIEPPEVREAAGKPRQGTIRLSARHEENYILIEIEDDGKGMDPAQLREVAVRKGVLTRDAAERLSDKEALHLIFAPGFSTAKEVTEVSGRGVGMDIVRNNIQRVGGIVDLESTPGKGTRFSIRLPLTLAIIRALLVRVAGQVYAIPLSSVLETLKIQPEMVQFLGMRPAIVLRGRTLPLVSLKAHFYGEDFSAASSAGTEPMFVVVVGLGERQVGLVVSHLIGEQEIVIKSLSRYLGEISGVSGATILGDGRVALILEIADLFQNVSARAA
- a CDS encoding chemotaxis protein CheW, with protein sequence MSAATMTATAERQVVAFRLGNETYAIDISYIHEIIRMKEITFVPRAPHYMRGVINLRGRIVPVMSLSARLGLPVQEETTQSRIIVVEVNGESIGMIVDAVSEVLRLPEDQIEPPTQMAGTESADYISGLGKIDDKLVLLLDVEKVVEQT
- a CDS encoding UPF0102 protein, whose amino-acid sequence is MDNRETARAGERIAAQYLRRKGCTILHQNWRCPYGEVDIVAQDGDVILFVEVKARHHIEYALPREAVDERKQARLRQCAELYLSLFCPEALCRFDVVEVWWQSGKAHVRWLREAF
- the rnhB gene encoding ribonuclease HII translates to MDPLLAASAHSHCALTPLVAGVDEAGRGCLAGPVVAACVAFPAEFPFPTWIRDSKKLSPAQREQACLWIYRHAPVVSVGLATVEEIERVNILQASLLAMRRAVEASPLPFQRVLIDGSHVPDGLPCAAEAVVDGDEQIPLISAASIVAKVVRDHLMEQLHRLFPHYGFAQHKGYGTVQHRRAIEQFGLCPQHRQSFCAKMLHLPLENESG
- the rplS gene encoding 50S ribosomal protein L19, which codes for MASAQQILAEITKEQLRTDLPDFGPGDTVRVHAKVIEGNKERIQVFEGVVIARKHGGINETFTVRKISHGVGVERTFMLHSPRIEKIEVVRRGKVRRAKLYYLRKKIGKAARIKELRTPR
- a CDS encoding methyltransferase, with the translated sequence MNSVPSEYLNKVYLGDVMNLLKSLPDECVDMVYGDPDYNVGVKYGDKSYTRNFEEYIEWYIDLARESLRVLKDDGNMFLINYPKQNAYLRVKFLDEACYAVHDYVWIYNTNVGHSPRRFTTAHRSILHCRKSEHNRFYKDQVAQPYQNPTDKRILRNLANGSKGRMPYSWFYFDLVKNVSHEKTFHACQIPQKLAEMLILSCTQPGDTVLVLFGGSGSEIEVCRRLERNFLSAEIDPKYHEMILRRLQIGRIEEKYRLIPRKENEVQLALPVSDDSG